The genome window TAGATTTTTTTTTTAGCCAGTCCAATTCGACCTTTAATTGGCCGATTTGTTGGTAAAGCTCCGCCTGGAATTCTTCAGCGTCTTTTTCTTTTTTTTGACGCTTTTTTGAAAATATATCGGGCAATTCTTCTAATAGACGCTTTCGCCATTGATTTATTTGATTTGAATGAACTCCATATTCACTAGATAGTTGAGAAATCGTCTTTTCCTTTTTAACCGTTTCAAGCGCTACTTTAGCTTTGAATGATGCACTGTAATTTTTTCGAATTTTACCCATTAATGAGCCTCCTTTTTGTTGATCAGGATATACTCATTTTACACCTTAAACAACTGTCCAGTTTTTGGGGAGTATTATAGTTTTTCCAGTTTTTTCGGTAGTTGCACCAAACAGCATGCGCAACAGCCGTCGTATGGAGGCGGCTTTATTGTCCACACACTGACTTAAAAGGTAGATAGTGTCAGCCATAGCCTTGATGAGTTCATAGTCCTCAGGTGGCAACAGTTCTTTAACACGCTTTAAAAGAGCATCTAACTGCTTGACGTCCAGGTCTATACGTTCCGGGGTCTTCACTGTGTGTCCCCCCGTAAAAGGCTGCGAAAATTTTTGGCTAATGGATATCCCCAAACAGCCTTTATAGATCGGTTCGGTTTAAATGTTTGATCATTTTTACCCCTGCCGGTGGTGTCTCCAAGATACTTCCAGTTCGCAGCCTTGTAACAGGTACCGGCAAAACGGGTTTTGTCCACAAAAGTTTCAAGGTACCAGATGGGATGATTGTAGATTTTACGCCAATCCAGGGCCAAGATTTTTATCATGTGACCAAGAAGATGGGAGGCCAGATGTGGTACGCGCACCCATGGTAGAATTAAAAATCGTGTATTATACGCCAAAAGGTGCAGATTTTTTTTACGCGTCTTCGCATCCCAGCCGATAAACCTGTCCCTGCAGCCTATATGCCTCGCTGCAGAAGACCAGGCAAAACATGCTATTGGCCGCCCATCAGTATAAACGATGTATTTCAGCTGTTCGCCCACTGAATGGCAGTAACCCAGATAATGGTAATACTCGATCAGGCTGTTGAACATTTTTTCATGCGGGCTTCTGCGTACCTGGCAAAATTCAAGCGGCCGTATTTTGGCTAATTTTGTTTCCAGTAAAGTTTGATTGATCTGAATTTTTTTAGGTTTTCTACGTTCTACAAATGGATTATGGGGATTACATTTTTTGTCCGGCAGACGTATGAATCCTGCACGGTGCAGTTCTAACATCATACCCCGACAGACCATATCACGCAATGCCCCATTGGCCTGGACCCAATTCCAGGCTATGCACAGTTTTCTGGAAAGCGCCCGGCGGCTGGCATCCGGATTTTGAGCAATAAGCTCCTTGATAAAAATAATATCTTTGTCAGTAACGACTCTGCCTCTATACGTAAACATGGGCATCAAATATCACATTTTTTACTGGAACGCAAGTCATTAAATATTTTTTTTTATTTTTTTACAGGAATTGGCCGCCACAATGGTGCAACATGAGCCTTTACAGGATTACCGTTCCAGATCAGAAGCTGCAGTTCATGAACGGCCAGAGGCCTGACCGCCTCACCGGATTTGTTTGGCCACCAGTTGAAACGTCCCTTAGACAGCCTTTTCTGACACATCCAGAATCCTTGGCCATCATACATAATGATCTTTATGGCAGTTGCCTTTTTATTACGAAAAATAAAAACATACCCTGAAAATGGATCGGAGCGCAGCACCTGCCGACAAACAGCATTTAGACCGTCGATACCTTTTCTGAAATCCACCGGGTCTATGGCCAGCAGGATACGCATTTGCGGAGTTATCTGAATCATGGCTGACTCCAAAACTGTTGGGTTATATTGATCAAGTCAGAACTGTCCGCAATTTGCATTGTCATCCTGGCACCGTTCTGATGTTGCATCTCGATAATGCCCTTGAAAGGCAAAGGGGCTTGGGCTACATCAAGTTCGATGAAAGATGCCGTCGGCACGGACGGATTTGGTGATATATTCTGGACGTAATGCTTTAGCTTGGTATGGTTGAGGCTCAAGGCTTTTGATATACGGTGCAGAGAATAGGCAGGGTATAACGAGGCAGCGGCTTCCCATAATGCTTCCGGAATGGCTTTACCTCTATCCCGGCTGTTACGCCAT of Desulfosarcina sp. BuS5 contains these proteins:
- the tnpB gene encoding IS66 family insertion sequence element accessory protein TnpB (TnpB, as the term is used for proteins encoded by IS66 family insertion elements, is considered an accessory protein, since TnpC, encoded by a neighboring gene, is a DDE family transposase.) translates to MIQITPQMRILLAIDPVDFRKGIDGLNAVCRQVLRSDPFSGYVFIFRNKKATAIKIIMYDGQGFWMCQKRLSKGRFNWWPNKSGEAVRPLAVHELQLLIWNGNPVKAHVAPLWRPIPVKK
- a CDS encoding DUF4338 domain-containing protein, producing MFTYRGRVVTDKDIIFIKELIAQNPDASRRALSRKLCIAWNWVQANGALRDMVCRGMMLELHRAGFIRLPDKKCNPHNPFVERRKPKKIQINQTLLETKLAKIRPLEFCQVRRSPHEKMFNSLIEYYHYLGYCHSVGEQLKYIVYTDGRPIACFAWSSAARHIGCRDRFIGWDAKTRKKNLHLLAYNTRFLILPWVRVPHLASHLLGHMIKILALDWRKIYNHPIWYLETFVDKTRFAGTCYKAANWKYLGDTTGRGKNDQTFKPNRSIKAVWGYPLAKNFRSLLRGDTQ